A portion of the uncultured Bacteroides sp. genome contains these proteins:
- a CDS encoding DUF1015 domain-containing protein yields MAIIKPFKGIRPPKDLVEQVASRPYDVLNSAEAREEAAGNEKSLYHIIKPEIDFPVGTDEHEERVYAKAAENFQMFQDKGWLVQDDKELYYIYAQTMNGKTQYGLVVGAYVPDYMNGVIKKHELTRRDKEEDRMKHVRVNNANIEPVFFAYPDSETLDALVLKYTAQKPLYDFIAPGDGFGHTFWIVDDAVDIATITKEFAAMPALYIADGHHRSAAAALVGVEKAKQNVNHTGKEEYNYFMAVCFPANQLTIIDYNRVVKDLNGLSSAEFLSALEKNFTVELKGAEIYKPNALHNFGLYLDGKWYSLTAKVGTYNDNDPIGVLDVTISSNLILDEVLGIKDLRSDKRIDFVGGIRGLGELSKRVDTGEMKVALALYPVSMKQLMDIADSGNIMPPKTTWFEPKLRSGLVIHKLV; encoded by the coding sequence ATGGCAATAATTAAACCTTTTAAAGGCATTCGTCCTCCAAAAGATTTGGTTGAGCAGGTGGCATCACGTCCTTATGATGTGCTGAACTCTGCTGAAGCCCGTGAGGAGGCTGCCGGTAATGAGAAATCTCTTTACCATATCATCAAGCCGGAAATTGATTTTCCCGTTGGTACCGATGAACACGAAGAGAGAGTGTATGCAAAGGCTGCCGAAAATTTTCAGATGTTTCAAGACAAGGGATGGTTGGTGCAAGATGATAAAGAACTTTATTATATCTATGCCCAGACCATGAATGGTAAAACCCAATATGGATTGGTAGTGGGTGCTTATGTGCCGGATTACATGAACGGTGTCATTAAGAAACATGAACTTACCCGTCGTGATAAGGAAGAAGACCGCATGAAGCATGTTCGTGTAAACAATGCCAACATAGAGCCTGTGTTTTTTGCTTATCCGGATAGTGAGACTCTTGATGCACTTGTGCTGAAATATACAGCACAGAAGCCTCTTTACGATTTCATTGCTCCCGGAGATGGCTTTGGTCACACGTTTTGGATTGTTGATGATGCCGTGGATATAGCTACCATCACTAAGGAGTTTGCAGCTATGCCGGCTCTTTACATTGCTGATGGGCATCACCGTTCGGCTGCTGCTGCATTGGTGGGGGTTGAAAAGGCAAAACAAAATGTGAATCATACCGGCAAGGAGGAATATAATTACTTCATGGCTGTCTGCTTCCCTGCCAACCAACTTACCATTATTGATTATAATCGTGTGGTGAAGGATCTTAACGGACTGAGCTCTGCTGAATTCTTATCTGCACTGGAGAAAAACTTTACGGTAGAGTTGAAGGGGGCAGAAATATACAAGCCCAATGCGTTGCATAATTTTGGCCTTTATCTGGATGGCAAATGGTATAGCCTCACGGCTAAAGTAGGTACCTACAATGACAATGACCCTATCGGAGTACTTGATGTTACGATCTCTTCCAATCTGATTCTGGATGAAGTGCTTGGTATCAAGGATCTTCGTTCGGATAAGCGCATCGACTTTGTAGGTGGTATTCGTGGACTTGGTGAACTCAGCAAACGAGTGGATACTGGGGAGATGAAAGTCGCTTTGGCTCTCTATCCTGTTTCCATGAAGCAGTTGATGGACATTGCCGACTCGGGTAACATCATGCCACCAAAAACCACTTGGTTTGAGCCAAAACTTCGTTCGGGATTGGTGATACACAAGCTGGTATAA